Genomic window (Geotrypetes seraphini chromosome 17, aGeoSer1.1, whole genome shotgun sequence):
AAGAGGAATTATTCATACTAGTGTGGCAGGGACACCTAGCCAGGTCCATATGAGCCAGCCTAGGAGCCTGCCTGATCGAGTTGCTTCTTATGTGACCTTAGTCTTGGTAGCTGTTAGTGCCTCCCATGCACACTGCTGCTAATTCCTTAAGGGTTAATGGTCCCaaagatgacccccccccccaaaaaaaaaaacaaaactttattGGGAATGATTGCTTTCccctttataatttttaaatattttttattaaagttttcaagaaAAGGTGCAAGTAAAGGATCATAGCAGTGTAATCCAAAGACTCTTACATGTGCACTACTCAAACCCCCACCATCCCTCCGCCCACACCTTCCCCCTTCCACCAACAACAGTAGTAGCAATAGCCAACAGTCTGATAAGTGGCGTGCGACCCCTCCCTCACAAGTTCAGTATGCCTCCATGGGCCTGAGGTGTAAGGTCCACCCAAAAAGTTCCCAAATCTGACAGAAGCGGCGACCTGGGCCAGGTCAAGGTCCCCAGCCTGGCTTTCCCCTTTATTAATGCTGCTCTAGATTCAGCTCTTAATTTTAAGTCAGGATTCTCATGGCTTGTGCATTCCAAACATACAGGTCACAGAAAGAAATAAGATCCAGAGAACCAACTTTTCTTATAAGAAAACACAATGAGGAAAATAAATGTCCAACTTGTTAACTATCCTCAGTATTCCTATCTACCCTACGAGCTGGGAAGCTTCTGTTCTGCCCCCACAGTGCAATTTGACATTGAGCAAGAAACCAAAACCTCCCAAACTTTCCCCCTTTCCTTGTGCTAGGCTCTTGCTAAGCTGGTTGGCACTGAGCCTTTGTACCAACAGCCTGGACTGGGTGAGCCTTGCAGTGCTTTATTTATGGCACACAGTACAGCCTCTACCTAGGTTACTCTCAGGCTGTGGGACCACAAGTCAGCATCCAGCACAGTCTCTTTCTTGTCTCCAAACAAGATATAAGCAATAACCAAAAACAAAACTAGTTCACAGCCAGGCAAATCAGCTTTTCTCCCAGTTTATGCAGCCCCTCccaaaaggacaaaaaaaaacctctgctTCCTGAGCTCACATGACTACAGGGAGGGAAAACCAACTGTATCCAGAATATAAAGTGAAACATTCTGACCTGCTTTAAGTCTCAGCTTAAGTCCTGGACTTCCTCTTGGCACTGCTCTGTGTCAGGAATAACCTCCCTGTCCATTCCTGGGTGGCTGCTTCTAAGGGAAAATCGCCAAGCTCTGCTCCTGAGGTCTCTTGCTCACTGCCAAACAGGTTGTCCCATAGCTCCTCCCCCTCTGCTTGAGCTCTGCTGCTGGAAATGGGCTTGATTAGCTCAGGTGCAGTCTAATTCCTGGCCATTCTTTTGGTTTGTTTAAAGGGCCAGACTTAAAATGAGCAGCACAGAAAGATGTCTCCTTCTTTAGCTGTGCTGTCCTGGATCTGATTCTGGGCACAGGGACAGGACTAGCATAGTCTGGTTCTGGGTCAAGGTCCATTATCTCAGGGTCTGGGGAGTGCCACCATGGAGGTGCTCCTATAAGACTGGATAGGCCTCCATGTGTCATTCCCTGACTCTTAGCTAGAGTAAAACAACTGCTAATATTTGTGATCTTTCTGAAGGAATAAAGCAAAATCCATACCTCTGGGTCAGGACTACTCAATTCTGACCCTCAAGGTTCACAGGCAGACCAAGTtttttggatatcagctatgaatGAGAGCTAGTTTCctatcaaggaggcagtgcatgcaaatcactctcatgcatattcattgtagatattctaaaaacaaggggagagtgtggttaaagctacagcctcagcaccctgatgtgggttcaaacccacactgctccttttgaccctgggcaagtcacctaatcacccctttgccccaggtacattagatagactgtgagtccactgggagagacagggaaaaatgcttcagtacctgaataaattcatgtaaacttttctgagagaacagtatagaaaattgcttattccaccaatgcctaagagccaacctcatcagtgatgtcacaatggcttgactgtcctatacttggctcacttttgctacattttgatttctaagagtagtgcagtggttaaagcaggggtagggaactctggtcctcgagagccgtattccagtcgggttttcaggatttccgcaatgaatatgcattgaaagctgtgcatgcacatagatctcatgcatattcattgtggaaatcctgaaaaccctactggattgcagccctcaaggagtgactttgagacccctggtttaaaccTATGctactccctgtgactctggttaagtcacttaatccccccattgccccaaggatattagacagattgtgagcccacccggacagacaggggaaaaatgcttgagtacctgaataaatttatgtaaaccattctcagctcccctgggagaatgatatagaaaatttaataaacagatagtgtgaaaagtttcagcctctgataaccagagttggtattgtgatgtcataatgcctcattccatctaggagtcaacctcatcaatgatgtcacaatggcttgattgtcctatacttggctcacttttgctacattttgatttataGAGTAGTGcagttgttaaagctacagcctcagcaccctgaggctgtgggttcaaacccacgctgctccttgtgaccctgggcaagtcacttaatccccctattgccccccaggtacattagatagattgtgagcccaccgggacagacggggaaaatacttgagtacctgattgtaaaaccacttagataaccttgacaggcggtatataaaacacctaataaaattgaaactttaacataaaaacataagaatagccttactggatcagaccaatggtccattgagcccagtagcccgttctcacgatggctaatccaggtcactagtacctggccaaaacccaaggagttgtaatattccatgctaccgatacagggtacgcagtggcttccccccgtgtctttctcaataacagactatggacttttcctccgggaacttgtccaatcctttcttaaaaccatctacgctatctgctcttaccacatcctctggcaatgcgttccagaaattaactattctctaagtgaaaaaaaaattcctcctattggttttaaaagtatttccctgtaacttagagtgtcccctagtctttgaaatttttgacagagcacgaaaattcgatccacttgttcccgttctactccactcaggattttgtagacttcaatcatatctcccctcagccgtctcttttccaagctgaagagccctaaccatttttgtctttcctcttacgagaggagttccattccctttaccatcttggtcgctcttctttgaaccttttctagcaccaatatatctttcttgatataaggagaccagaattgaacgcaccatggtgaggtcgcaccatggagagatacaggggcattatgacattcttagtttcTTCTTTGTTTGGTCAGTTTGTTACTATATTTCAATATGTTTATTCAAAGTTATCAAGAATAAGCAACATAGAAACAaagccaatattcaaagcaacaaaatcccccctcccaccccaactcAAAGAAGAAAAATGTCTCTCATGCTACAATCAAAAATGCTGTAATCAACCATTCAACAGTCTGCTGCATGCAAAAGGCGTTAGTTTGCCAAAAGGGCTCCAACACAAGCTGATATCGCCTTCCCTGAGGGGAATCTATATCCACAAAATAAAAACGTTCCAAAGCAGCCTGACCAATCATGAgggatctccaaagggaataAGAAGGTGCGTCCACTGTGAGCCAGGCAGTCAAATCGTCTTTAGTCCCAAAAGGACAGCACGGGCTACAAATGCGGACATTCCCCCACGTTTAGGAAGAGAAAGAGTGTAAGTACCAAAAAGAGTTTGTGGAGTAGGCGTCCAATGACGGTGCCAAAAATTTGAAATACTGTGTCCCAGGATCTGCCAAAATGTTGAAACTCGAGCGCAAGTCCAAAATTGACGGCCGAGGAAAGCATAAAGTTGACCACATTTTAAACAACAAGAAGATCCCGTGATGGACATACGATAAGCTCTAGTAGGAGATAGATATAAATGGAACAAAAATTTATGCTGCATCTCCCATAGAGTAATACTTGGAGTTAGTCGCAAAGCTACAATTGGTTACTATGAACAATAAAATGAAGCACCAATTTATACAATTCTGGCCTCAGAACATAAGAGGTGCTATAaagaatcagaccaatggtccaacataCCCAATATCTGATTTCCACAAGTGGCTTATCTAGGTCAGAcaaagtggtgtagtaagggggggggcagtctgccctggatGCCATGTTGGCGAAGTCACCAGCACCcctccacctcttcccattcctccccttgccacacatgtgcccccttcccttcccaccttgaGCAACAAtgtcaatgtgctcctcgcaaccgcgtcatctctcccgccgatgtcacttccaggtgctgtgcataggaagtgacatcagagggagagccgacagggtcgcGAGGAGCCATTCTTGTTGCTCCTGGCAGTGAACTAGAGgaacgggggaaaggaaggaggcagATTCGAGGacaccaccgccctgggcgccttTCACCCTCGCTACGACACTGCTCAGgaaccccaaaagtagcaagattccatgttgtTTACCCCCAGGAACAAGGAGTGGGTTTCTCCAAGTCTACCCTTACTATAGTTTATCAACTCCAAGTAACTTGTCCAAATTTCTCAACCCCAAGTAcactaactcagtggttcccaaccctgtcttggaggaccaccaggccaatcgggttttcaggctagccctaaagaatatgcatgagagagatttgcatataatggaagtgataggcatgcaaatctgctccatgcatattcattagggctatcctgaaaacccgattggcctggtggtcctccaggacagggttgggaaccactgcactaactcattttaccacatcctccagccatgaattccagagcttaattatggaatgtatttaaatacttgaaaggcctTAAtaaagaaccaaatcttttccagagaagaaaaaaatgttaaaacttgaggttacagggaggaagacttaggagcaatgttaggaaattcttcttcacggagagggtgataaatgcctggaatgccctcccgagggaagtggtgaagaggaaaacggtgatggaattcaaaaaatgtgggataaaaatagaggatttctaattagaaaatgaaggatgtaaagtaaagaactaagACCGGTATTGGACAGAACCGtatggtctgtgttccatatatggtgatttggtataagactgggctggggagggcatcaatgggaacttcaCTAACTTGGAacttgaggatgttactggccagactttacggtagatgtcctgcaaacaacgggatgcttggataggctggagcgagtttagatggcaacttcagcatttggaacttaggacaataccagactttacagtctacagctcagaaatatcaaagaagagacaagttaatctaatcatgtattttttttaatgagtataacttataggcagactggatggaccgttcaggtctttatctgccgtcatttactatgttattatgtatgaaaaaacattttctccCGTTTTAAAAGTGCTacttcaggggtgcccaacgcgtcgatcgcgatcgaccagtagctcaggaaggcaacgcgagtcgatcgcggagcctatcccgggctctgtgatagactcgtgttgccgtcctgatctacgggccgatcagccttcctctccagttttctttctccctagggccttttagctgggcgatccgcccagctgtcatctgccgctgctgaacaaaaaaccgggtcctgccttcgcagaaacagaaagtaggcaggacccggcaggaagaagaacaaatgcttgtctcccgcattagcccgtagcgaacgcttgcttcagggctctcaacatgtgcgtgccggcttctcttctcttccctccgaaaccggaagttatgtccggggggggggaggggagaagggaagccggcgcgcacatgttgagagccctgaagcaagcgttcgctacgggctaatgcgggagacaagcatttgttcttcttcctgccgggtcctgcctactttctgtttccgcgaaggcaggacccggcagcatttcccctaataggtcgatcgcgatcttgggctgatcagccttcctcttcccgatggcagaattgacgtcagggagaggaatgctggttggccgaagcagggagagcttggggcctgttattggtggcgtttgggtcctggtccccgatggcaatggcagtggcttgggggagggcagggagaaagaaagaaaaagggcaggcagggagacagaaggaaagaagagaaacagaaaaaaatgaaagggaggtagagagaaagaaagggcagggaagaggaaggaaaagttggggggaagaaatgaggtctggaggagaagaagcatacaggctaaaagaagggaagaaagattgtatgcacagtcagaagaagaaagtgcaaccagagactcatgaaatcaccagacaaggtagggaaaatgattttattttaaattttgtgatcaaaatgtgtctgaatttatatctgctgtctatattttacactatggtccccttttactaaaccacaatagaggtttttagcgcagggagcctaggagtgtcgagagcagcgctgggcattcagcgcagctccctgcactaaaaactgctaacgtggtttagtaaaaagggagggggtgggtatttgtctacttttgtatggttgttactgaggtgacagtgcatagagtcatctgctttgacctctttgaaaaccctggaataggaatgatgattaacattttctatgcgtacagtgtgcgttgtgttttttaaaattttattgttggtagatcattgtgacttggtcatttaaaaagtagctcgcaagcccaaaaagtgtgggcacccctgtgctacTTCATAACTTCATGGTTTATCCTCTAGTCCAGTGTGTCACAAACGTTTTGAAGCCACGGTGCACTAAACTCGGGACCGCAGCTGGACGGCTTCTGGacatgcgtggatgtcgacgtgatgacatcacgtgcctgtgtgatgtcatcatgttaatgtctgcacatgcgtggaggccctccagatgggaccCTGGGAGGAGAGGAGCGGAGAGCAGGGAGCTGGATGAcggtctacaggacgtgcctctcaccgcaAGAGGCATATCCTACTGGTAGTCAGCCGGTACCTCACGGCACACCCTGAATctcgccacagcacacagtttgaaatacactactctagtcttagtattttttgaaagacaAGGGTTCAGTACATCACCTAgcacaggggttctcaacccaggccTTGGGATACACCccgccaggttttcaggataaacacatgaatatgtatgagataaatttgcttgCACTAACCTCCACTGAATGCAAAATTacttatgaatattcattatgggtatcctgaGCACTGGACAGAGAACCACAGCCCTAGCAACCAAAATTCCAATGAAGAATCTTTTGGCGTGTGTATCTAACTATAGCTGACTGGTACCGAACATCTCACTgctgtacatgtcgagtcattgagtcatagagaaataaagatcttcatattatcagatgagttggaggacacttttttagtgcacatcattctgatttggACATTTCCATTTTGGTTTCTCTGTATTTGTTTGTGGATTTGTTTTTCCCTGTTTTGTTCTTTCAATAGAATACGTCAGAAAACGTCTTTATAATACAATCATTCAAATGAACATCGAATAGTTTATCAAATGAAGGCAGGTGCTATGGAAGCTGAACAGAGAACTTCAGAGTGCTCTGCAAACATGTAGTCAAACACTGACCTCTCCCCTCTAAACCCTTGCCAGGGGGCCCCCGTGAAAAAGAAGCGCCCCGTCATGAAGGAAGAGGATCTGAAAGGGGCCAGAAATAAACTTTCTAGCAATCAAGAAATGCGGTCAAAAACCTACCAAGTCATGAAGGAGTGCGGTAAATATCTTTAATGCATTCATTGGTTACCGACAAGTGATTGCCACCATTCTGATAACAAGCTATTATGTGTTGTGGGGGAGTGAGTTTCAAAACAAATTCCATGGATAAAACAATGCTCTCTACCCATAGAAGTAAGATGTGGGAAAAGGGTCTAGGCCAATTCATCGTGGTCGAttggtgagggaaagggggacagagaggagggcaggctgcagcaggggggaaggagaggcatGCTTCATCGCAGCCATCATGTAAAGGATGATTCAACATGGCTGTTTCATTGTGGCCGTGATGTAACGGCCACAATAAATCATCCCATTTTCGGTGGGAAAACTTAGGCGCGCAGAATTTCTGCACCATGGATTCCCAGACTATAAGTTGGAGTATCAATTGGGAGTGGATGGGGGTCACCGAAACAAAGCACCTCCCCTTCCCTCTAGACTTCAACTGCGACTTCTGCCTTGTACTGGTAGCCAGCATGGGGCTTCCTGTTAGCATGGAAACCCATGCCCAGCACCGGGGTCTGTGAAGGTATTCAGACACataggtccagattctataatttccatctaaagttaggcactgctaaCGGCACCGACTATATAAAACTTAGGCAcaattatagaatcacacttagcgatGCCTAAGCGTGCTTAGATGGTGTTCAGCCTCCTAACGTTTAAGTATCCCCAGTTTATGCTGGGGTTTTCttcacctaaaattaggcacagatACCAGAGTACAATGGCACTtgattcacaaagaggtgccAAATTTGAAAACCTGTCCGTGATCAATctcaaccatgcctacttttaggCGTCTTCTTTTCATAGAATCAAGTTTTTCaacttaggtgcctaattttcaaATAAGTCCAATTCAAGCTGATTATGAGGTGTTGGGTTGAGCGCTACTATTGGTCCTGATTAAGCCTATCGTTCAATTTAGGCCTCATTTTATCAAGTCGCTTTAGGGGGTTTTAATCgccggccactgtggtaaaagcgcagatgctcatagaattcctatgcacgTAGCAGCTTTTACCGCAGTAGCTGGAGGGAAAAACCCTAAcgtgacttgataaaagggggcctaagtcagGCATTTAATATGCCATtacaaatttaggggtccttttactaaggcgcgttagtgtgtcttagcgagcgctaaatgctaatgcatgctaacacgtccattatatcctttGGACGCCCACGCATTAGCATGTGTTAAGacgcactagcacaccttagtaaaaggaccccttagtactGTAAAATCCTTTTAACCTATGAATTAATGTGTTTTACACTGCattaaaaacttttattgaagcAAATGAGTGAAATGAACTGAAAACAATCTGAAAATTTAGGAAAAATTCACTTTTTGCCCTATACACATCCCTAGCACGAGggatgattgaaaagtaatgaatcTAACTGGTTTTGTTTTCAAGAAGTAGACTTGGCAACGCTATGCTGGTGCTTGTGAAGCTCATACGCAGCGCCTGGGTGGTGGCACCCTTTCCCTGCCCTGTTCTCCATCCGCACCACCACATTCTCCTTCCCTGTACATCTGTAACAGcaaccccccaacctgctgtcatgccagcatcaggctcttcttctgatgtcacttcttaggtgcgggtccaggaagtgacatcagaggaagggtcgacgctggcgcaacagcaggttagggggttgctgctcatgccaggaacatcacagaggtacgggggaagggaagatacaTTTGTTTGAAGATATGCACTGTAGGTGCGACTACTTATGCCAAGTTTATGGTTGCCATATGTACGCAAGCTTAAGTGCACCCCTCTGATGCATTACTTAAGAGTAGTCTGTAAGTTATGCACTTAAACCAGGGCCATGTTATGACCTGCCCATTCTCCACCCACTTCTCCACCCGCCATGCACAAGCAACCAACAAGATCACTGCGTTCGGAAAAGTCCACATTGTTGAAAACAAATGTCAACCCCAAAAATGTGGAAACCAATGCAgtgaccttttcatgtgcaggggTAAAACTATGGAATGCCTCTGTGGTCCAAATTCGGAAATGCAGCAACAGGAGTTCATTTGgaaaactgttaaaaacacaactatttgttgatgcatttttctgagtATTGATTGTTGTTAGAATTAATGCTGTCTGTTTCTACTGGTCCTGATTTTCCTTAGCATTTTAAGTATGTAagaattttgtaaaccgttttgatctaaaacagtatagaaattttaaaaataaataaataaaataaacaatgttttataaaatactcCTGGTGCACATACATGAAATAAGGCTGAGTAAGGCAGCACTTAGGTGCTTAAGTCTACCAGTTTAGAGAATTGCCCTTCAGAGATACgtatccagtggcatagcgagggttaAGAGGCACCTggagcagtggcacccctcccctgccaagAGCACGCgaccaacaacttcaacgtgctccttgcgaccgcgtcctttccctctgacatcacatcctatgtgtggcacccggaagtgacgtcagtgggagagGACACAGTCGCAAGGAAGAGAAGGAGGGCACACGtgcagtggggggaggagggatgccggtgcccccaccatgaTGGCATCCAGGGCGGACCACCCACCCGTCCCCCCTTTACTATGATACAGATTATATCCCATTACACTTCTCTAGCTCTGTTCCTCccaatcaaatttgctttttgatcATCACATAATGCTTTTCAATTTAATATTTGAAAAATTAATTTCAAAATTGTTGaccaaaaaaaaatcaagacaTTTCCTCCTCATTTTCTTTTTAAGAGCAAAGCGGCACAGCGGCACCTTCCGTATTCAGCAGAGACCGGACAGGAACGGAAACTGTCTTCGAGAAACCCAAGGAAGGACCTGCAAAGAGCGTCTTTGGTTGATGGCAGCGTTTCCCTGGTTGATGAAGATTTCTGCAATAATCATTCTATATTACTGTATATTTTACACTTTTACA
Coding sequences:
- the LOC117351224 gene encoding musculoskeletal embryonic nuclear protein 1-like isoform X1 produces the protein MSQPQGAPVKKKRPVMKEEDLKGARNKLSSNQEMRSKTYQVMKECEQSGTAAPSVFSRDRTGTETVFEKPKEGPAKSVFG